One Prunus dulcis chromosome 7, ALMONDv2, whole genome shotgun sequence DNA segment encodes these proteins:
- the LOC117636032 gene encoding probable disease resistance protein At4g27220 → MDIVISIASKIAESLVTPIGREFGYLIYYDTNMKDLKDELKQLFEMKDGVQELVNAAKRNGEVINSDVQSWLTSVNKLIQKVLHFEEEVNMKRRFLYRWNISKKATKITQDVRHLQKERTFNNNVAHPAPPPMIWSTFKEGFKDFKSRMTHVNRVIEVLKNEDVRMIGICGMGGVGKTTMVKEIIKRLAGLKVFDNVVIAVVSQSPSIRKIQSEIAEQLGFTYDKEDTESGRARRLYGRLMEISRILIVLDDVWTELDFEAIGLPSGLTHKGCKVLLTSRNLEVCNAMGSQEIFTIPVLTPEESWELFREIIGQPLDYPDLAKRVMNECAGLPIAILTVAKALENKRKYEWDDALKQLQSSAPGSISLMNDRVYSSIQWSYDRLESDEAKSCLLLCCLFPEDYDIPIEYLVRYGWGRGYFSNTDSVEEARNRVHSLVDKLQRRFLLLDSKLKDHTKMHDIVRDVAIQIASRDPHRFLIRCDAEKKGWPKIYDHYTTISLIPINIDEIPVGLDCPKLELLHLEGERYSENSMDIMCKGMKKLKVLALVDVRGISALPSSLGLLKSLRTLSLNGCLLTDISDVIGSLENLEILSFRECVNMLELPREIGLLKHLRLLDITDCNRLQKIPHGLLSSLSSLEELYMENSFHIWEQSAAKSEDKRMASLVEVMSLSNHLKVLVIVIPDFNFFPKDFYLTIQTTIRFHISNRTFQPWIIAHIPSTRTGCYAFENKLDIVRSDATEFMEIQTVQLLFKKCEDLILQGIKNLKYVLNELDQEGLQHLKVLRISGCPEIEYLVNGASWTQQTAFPLIQSIELMWMPELRAICHDQLPQSSFINLRSLELHNCPVLKYVFSLLVASNLVQLQSLLVANCPEMKEIVSKEWREHETASDIIAFPKLTNLTLNYLSDEFVGFYEANKLYSNHEDQNVVGTSYDEHQSSRSFERAVFPSKCILWLQNLEEVKLKYSNVDVVFNLKGHMVRDGQAVPAFSHLQNLFIWESRCQHLWKNIPRGFQGFQNLRYLKIEYGFDLQYVFPHSIARLLVNLEELNIAQCWKMETIVRSADENEKEDQTSMTLFPKLNSFDLDGLLSLESLCPDASTSLWSAAKVMSVKRCYKLKTLASVIPQIKKLEKDSTAHHEDEDEGISSGSCGCTPYSCGPMTKPTSRRNIVQILPRPVNQEVAPTNLEQDSDNYDNLERLSVQSCKSLEVVFQLKGPKAVESHNVQAFNKLCYLLLNELPSLMHVWETGGSPHITGFGNLTFLSVSHCGSLRYLFLSTVAKLLISLKDLKVGNCEKIEQVIAEADTECVDQEITFRQLNSITLEDLPNLICFSIEAYTLKFPCLRELKVIRCPDLRTFASKVVSAHSVIKVQTEFGKSEWMGDLNSTIGNIHEKRETQRSAEHIDEEV, encoded by the exons ATGGATATTGTTATTTCAATTGCGTCCAAAATTGCAGAGTCCTTGGTGACACCAATAGGCAGAGAATTTGGCTATTTGATTTACTATGATACCAACATGAAAGATCTAAAGGATGAACTTAAACAGCTTTTTGAGATGAAAGATGGGGTGCAAGAATTGGTCAATGCTGCCAAAAGGAATGGTGAAGTTATCAACTCTGATGTTCAAAGTTGGCTAACAAGTGTTAACAAGTTAATTCAGAAAGTCTTGCATTTTGAGGAAGAAGTCAACATGAAAAGGCGATTCTTGTACCGGTGGAACATAAGTAAGAAAGCCACTAAGATTACACAAGATGTTCGTCAtctccaaaaagaaagaacattcAATAATAATGTTGCCCATCCTGCACCTCCACCGATGATATGGTCAACATTCAAAGAAggttttaaggattttaaATCCAGAATGACACATGTGAATAGGGTGATAGAGGTTTTGAAGAATGAAGACGTTAGAATGATTGGGATTTGTGGTATGGGGGGTGTGGGTAAAACCACAATGGTGAAAGAAATCATCAAAAGATTGGCAGGATTGAAAGTATTCGATAATGTTGTGATAGCAGTCGTGTCTCAAAGCCCAAGCATTCGGAAGATTCAATCAGAAATTGCAGAGCAGCTGGGGTTTACATATGACAAGGAGGATACTGAAAGTGGAAGAGCGCGAAGGCTCTACGGAAGACTCATGGAAATAAGTAGGATCCTGATTGTATTAGATGATGTGTGGACAGAGCTCGATTTTGAGGCTATAGGACTTCCTTCTGGACTTACTCATAAAGGGTGCAAGGTTTTGTTGACCTCACGAAACTTGGAAGTGTGCAACGCAATGGGAAGTCAAGAAatttttacaatcccagtTTTAACACCAGAGGAATCATGGGAACTCTTCCGTGAAATCATAGGTCAACCCTTGGACTATCCTGATTTGGCGAAACGAGTCATGAATGAGTGTGCAGGTTTACCTATTGCTATTTTAACTGTTGCGAAAGCACTAGAAAATAAGAGGAAGTATGAATGGGATGATGCCCTAAAACAGCTACAAAGTTCAGCTCCTGGAAGCATCTCTTTGATGAATGACAGAGTTTATTCAAGCATACAATGGAGTTATGATAGATTGGAGAGTGATGAAGCGAAGTCATGCCTTTTGCTTTGTTGTTTATTTCCTGAAGATTATGATATTCCAATTGAGTATTTGGTTAGATATGGATGGGGTCGAGGGTATTTTAGTAACACTGATTCAGTGGAAGAAGCAAGAAATAGAGTGCATTCTTTGGTTGACAAACTTCAAAGAAGGTTTTTGTTGCTAGATAGCAAATTGAAAGACCATACCAAGATGCATGACATAGTTCGTGATGTTGCCATACAAATTGCCTCAAGAGATCCACATAGATTTCTAATAAGATGTGATGCTGAAAAGAAAGGGTGGCCAAAGATATACGACCATTACACAACAATCTCACTGATACCAATTAATATTGATGAGATCCCAGTTGGTCTGGATTGTCCAAAACTTGAGCTTCTACACTTAGAAGGTGAACGTTATTCGGAAAATAGCATGGACATCATGTGTAAAGGGATGAAAAAGCTGAAGGTTTTAGCATTGGTAGACGTGCGTGGGATATCAGCCTTGCCAAGTTCACTAGGACTACTGAAGAGCCTTCGAACCTTGTCCCTAAATGGTTGTCTTTTAACAGATATATCTGATGTTATTGGAAGTTTGGAAAATTTAGAGATCCTCAGCTTTCGTGAATGCGTTAACATGTTAGAGTTGCCGAGGGAAATTGGACTTCTTAAACATTTAAGGTTGTTAGATATCACAGATTGTAATCGTCTTCAGAAGATTCCACATGGTCTCTTATCGAGCTTATCTAGTCTTGAAGAGTTGTATATGGAAAATAGTTTTCACATATGGGAACAATCAGCAGCAAAAAGCGAAGATAAGAGGATGGCAAGCCTTGTTGAGGTGATGTCTTTGTCTAATCATTTGAAGGTTTTAGTCATAGTTATACCAGATTTCAACTTCTTTCCAAAAGACTTTTACTTGACAATCCAGACAACAATAAGATTCCACATATCCAACAGAACGTTTCAACCATGGATTATAGCACATATTCCATCTACAAGAACAGGTTGTTATGCATTTGAAAATAAGTTGGATATTGTTCGCAGTGATGCAACGGAATTCATGGAGATTCAAACTGTTCAACTCTTATTTAAGAAATGTGAAGATTTAATCTTGCAAGGGATTAAGAATTTAAAGTATGTCCTCAATGAATTAGACCAAGAGGGATTGCAACACTTAAAAGTTTTAAGAATTTCGGGCTGCCCTGAGATAGAATACCTTGTAAATGGAGCAAGTTGGACTCAACAAACAGCCTTCCCTCTCATCCAATCAATCGAACTCATGTGGATGCCCGAGCTAAGAGCGATATGCCACGACCAACTTCCACAGAGCTCTTTTATCAACTTAAGATCTCTTGAATTACATAATTGCCCAGttttaaaatatgtattttctCTATTAGTAGCAAGCAACTTGGTTCAACTCCAAAGCTTACTTGTTGCCAACTGTCCCGAAATGAAAGAAATCGTCTCAAAGGAGTGGAGGGAACATGAGACCGCATCGGACATCATAGCTTTCCCTAAATTAACAAATTTGACACTCAATTATCTATCTGATGAATTTGTTGGTTTCTATGAAGCCAACAAGCTATACTCCAACCATGAG GATCAAAATGTGGTAGGAACTTCATATGATGAGCATCAATCTTCTAGAAGCTTTGAAAGAGCAGTATTTCCATCAAAGTGCATTTTATGGTTACAAAATCTAGAAGAAGTGAAACTAAAATATTCCAATGTAGATGTGGTCTTTAATCTGAAAGGCCATATGGTTAGGGATGGGCAGGCAGTTCCAGCATTTtctcatttacaaaatttgttCATATGGGAATCTCGATGTCAACACCTTTGGAAGAACATTCCGCGTGGATTCCAGGGCTTCCAAAACTtaagatatttaaaaatagaatatGGTTTTGATCTCCAGTATGTGTTCCCACATTCAATTGCCAGGCTACTTGTGAATCTGGAAGAGCTCAACATAGCGCAATGCTGGAAAATGGAAACTATAGTCAGATCTGcagatgaaaatgaaaaagaggatCAGACGAGCATGACTTTGTTTCCCAAACTAAATAGTTTTGATCTAGACGGGCTTCTGAGTCTTGAGAGTCTTTGTCCTGATGCTTCTACTTCTTTATGGTCAGCCGCCAAAGTTATGTCTGTGAAAAGATGCTACAAACTGAAGACATTGGCTTCAGTAATTCCACAGATAAAAAAGTTGGAGAAAGATTCAACAGCTCATCACGAAGATGAAGACGAAGGTATTTCATCAGGATCATGTGGATGTACACCTTATTCATGTGGCCCAATGACCAAACCAACTTCAAGAAGAAATATTGTTCAAATATTGCCACGTCCAGTCAATCAAGAG GTTGCACCAACAAATCTTGAACAAGACTCAGACAATTACGATAATCTAGAACGTCTTTCTGTACAATCTTGTAAGTCATTGGAAGTTGTTTTCCAACTCAAGGGACCAAAGGCTGTGGAAAGCCACAATGTTCAAGCATTCAATAAGTTGTGTTACTTGTTGTTAAACGAATTGCCAAGTTTAATGCACGTATGGGAAACGGGCGGTTCACCTCATATCACAGGCTTTGGAAACTTAACATTCTTAAGTGTATCCCACTGTGGCAGTTTGCGATATTTGTTCTTGTCAACTGTAGCCAAGCTCCTTATCAGTTTAAAGGACTTAAAAGTTGGGAATTGTGAGAAGATTGAACAAGTTATTGCAGAAGCAGATACTGAATGTGTTGACCAAGAAATTACATTTCGTCAACTGAATTCCATAACGCTTGAAGATCTACCAaacctcatttgtttctctatTGAAGCTTATACTTTGAAGTTTCCATGTTTGAGGGAATTGAAGGTTATAAGATGTCCAGATTTAAGGACATTTGCTTCTAAGGTTGTCAGCGCACATTCTGTAATCAAAGTACAGACAGAGTTCGGAAAGTCTGAGTGGATGGGGGACCTCAATAGCACTATAGGGAACATTCATGAAAAAAG GGAAACACAGAGAAGTGCAGAG
- the LOC117636033 gene encoding probable disease resistance protein At4g27220 has product MDIVISIASKIAESLVTPIGREFGYLIYYDTNMKDLKDELKQLFEMKDGVQELVNAAKRNGEVINSNVQIWLTSVNKLIQKVLHFEEEVNMKRRFLYRWNISRKATKITQDVRHLQKERTFNNNVAHPAPPPMIWSTFKEGFKDFKSRMTHVNRVIEVLKNEDVRMIGICGMGGVGKTTMVKEIIKRLAGLKVFDNVVIAVVSQSPSIRKIQSEIAEQLGFTYDKEDTESGRARRLYGTLMDISKILIVLDDVWTELDFEAIGLPSGLTHKGCKVLLTSRNLEVCNAMGSQEIFTIPVLTPEESWELFREIIGQPLDYPDLAKRVMNECAGLPIAILTVAKALENKRKYEWDDALKQLQSSAPGSISLMNDRVYSSIQWSYDRLESDEAKSCLLLCCLFPEDYDIPIEYLVRYGWGRGYFSNTDSVEEARNRVHSLVDKLQRRFLLLDSKLKDHTKMHDIVRDVAIQIASRDPHRFLIRCDAEKKGWPKIYDHYTTISLIPINIDGIPVGLDCPKLELLHLEGERYSENSMDIMCKGMKKLKVLALVDVRGISALPSSLGLLKSLQTLSLNGCLLTDISDVIGSLENLEILSFRECFNMLELPREIGLLKHLRLLDITGCDSLQKIPHGLLSSLSSLEELYMENSFGKWEQSAAESEDKRMASLVEVMSLSNHLKVLVIDIPDFNFFPKDFYLTIQTTIRFHISNRKFQSSIIARIPSTRTGCYAFENKLDIVSSDATEFMEIQTVRLLFKKCEDLILQEINNLKYVLNELDQEGLQHLKVLRIWDCPEIEYLVNGSSFINLRSLELHNCPVLKYVFSLLVASNLVQLQSLLVANCPEMKEIVSKEWREHETASDIIAFPKLTNLTLNYLSDEFVGFYEANKLYSNHEDQNVVGTSYDEHQSSRSFERAVFPSKCILWLQNLEEVKLEDSNVDVFFNLKGHMNIPRGFQGFQNLRYLKIEGSGDLQYVFPHSIARLLVNLEELNIAHCWEMETIVRSADENEKQDQTSMTLFPKLNSFDLHWLPSLESLCPDASTSLWSAAKVMSVKRCYKLKTLASVIPQIKKLEKDSTAHHEDEDEGISSGSCGCTPYSCGPMTKPTSRRNIVQILPRPVNQEVAPTNLDQDSNNYDNLERLSVQSCESLEVVFQLKGPKAVESHNVKAFNKLCYLLLDELPSLMHVWETGGSPHITGFGNLTFLSVSHCGSLRYLFLSTVAKLLISLKDLKVGNCEKIEQVIAEADTECVDQEITFRQLNSITLEDLPNLICFSIEAYTLKFPCLRELKVIRCPDLRTFGSKVVNAHSLIKIQTVFGKSEWMGDLNSTI; this is encoded by the exons ATGGATATTGTTATTTCAATTGCGTCCAAAATTGCAGAGTCCTTGGTGACACCAATAGGCAGAGAATTTGGCTATTTGATTTACTATGATACCAACATGAAAGATCTAAAGGATGAACTTAAACAGCTTTTTGAGATGAAAGATGGGGTGCAAGAATTGGTCAATGCTGCCAAAAGGAATGGTGAAGTTATCAACTCTAATGTTCAAATTTGGCTAACAAGTGTTAACAAGTTAATTCAGAAAGTGTTGCATTTTGAGGAAGAAGTCAACATGAAAAGGCGATTCTTGTACCGGTGGAACATAAGTAGGAAAGCCACTAAGATTACACAAGATGTTCGTCAtctccaaaaagaaagaacattcAATAATAATGTTGCCCATCCTGCACCTCCACCGATGATATGGTCAACATTCAAAGAAggttttaaggattttaaATCCAGAATGACACATGTGAATAGGGTGATAGAGGTTTTGAAGAATGAAGACGTTAGAATGATTGGGATTTGTGGTATGGGGGGTGTGGGTAAAACCACAATGGTGAAAGAAATCATCAAAAGATTGGCAGGATTGAAAGTATTCGATAATGTTGTGATAGCAGTCGTGTCTCAAAGCCCAAGCATTCGGAAGATTCAATCAGAAATTGCAGAGCAGCTGGGGTTTACATATGACAAGGAGGATACTGAAAGTGGAAGAGCTCGAAGGCTCTACGGAACACTCATGGATATAAGTAAGATCCTGATTGTATTAGATGATGTGTGGACAGAGCTTGATTTTGAGGCTATAGGACTTCCTTCTGGACTTACTCATAAAGGGTGCAAGGTTTTGTTGACCTCACGAAACTTGGAAGTGTGCAACGCAATGGGAAGTCAAGAAatttttacaatcccagtTTTAACACCAGAGGAATCATGGGAACTCTTCCGTGAAATCATAGGTCAACCCTTGGACTATCCTGATTTGGCGAAACGAGTCATGAATGAGTGTGCAGGTTTACCTATTGCTATTTTAACTGTTGCGAAAGCACTAGAAAATAAGAGGAAGTATGAATGGGATGATGCCCTAAAACAGCTACAAAGTTCAGCTCCTGGAAGCATCTCTTTGATGAATGACAGAGTTTATTCAAGCATACAATGGAGTTATGATAGATTGGAGAGTGATGAAGCGAAGTCATGCCTTTTGCTTTGTTGTTTATTTCCTGAAGATTATGATATTCCAATTGAGTATTTGGTTAGATATGGATGGGGTCGAGGGTATTTTAGTAACACTGATTCAGTGGAAGAAGCAAGAAATAGAGTGCATTCTTTGGTTGACAAACTTCAAAGAAGGTTTTTGTTGCTAGATAGCAAATTGAAAGACCATACCAAGATGCATGACATAGTTCGTGATGTTGCCATACAAATTGCCTCAAGAGATCCACATAGATTTCTAATAAGATGTGATGCTGAAAAGAAAGGGTGGCCAAAGATATACGACCATTACACAACAATCTCACTGATACCAATTAATATTGATGGGATCCCAGTTGGTCTGGATTGTCCAAAACTTGAGCTTCTACACTTAGAAGGTGAACGTTATTCGGAAAATAGCATGGACATCATGTGTAAAGGGATGAAAAAGCTGAAGGTTTTAGCATTGGTAGACGTGCGTGGGATATCAGCCTTGCCAAGTTCACTAGGACTACTGAAGAGCCTTCAAACCTTGTCCCTAAATGGTTGTCTTTTAACAGATATATCTGATGTTATTGGAAGTTTGGAAAATTTAGAGATCCTCAGCTTTCGTGAATGCTTTAACATGTTAGAGTTGCCGAGGGAAATTGGACTTCTTAAACATTTAAGGTTGTTAGATATCACAGGTTGTGATAGTCTTCAGAAGATTCCACATGGTCTCTTATCAAGCTTATCTAGTCTTGAAGAGTTGTATATGGAAAATAGTTTTGGCAAATGGGAACAATCAGCAGCAGAAAGCGAAGATAAGAGGATGGCAAGCCTTGTTGAGGTGATGTCTTTGTCTAATCATTTGAAGGTTTTAGTCATAGATATACCCGATTTCAACTTCTTTCCAAAAGACTTTTACTTGACAATCCAGACAACAATAAGATTCCACATATCCAACAGAAAGTTTCAATCATCGATTATAGCACGTATTCCATCTACAAGAACAGGTTGTTATGCATTTGAAAATAAGTTGGATATTGTTAGCAGTGATGCAACGGAATTCATGGAGATTCAAACTGTTCGACTCTTATTTAAGAAATGTGAAGATTTAATCTTGCAAGAGATTAACAATTTAAAGTATGTCCTCAATGAATTAGACCAAGAGGGATTGCAACACTTAAAAGTTTTAAGAATTTGGGACTGCCCTGAGATAGAATACCTTGTAAATGGA AGCTCTTTTATCAACTTAAGATCTCTTGAATTACATAATTGCCCAGttttaaaatatgtattttctCTATTAGTAGCAAGCAACTTGGTTCAACTCCAAAGCTTACTTGTTGCCAACTGTCCCGAAATGAAAGAAATCGTCTCAAAGGAGTGGAGGGAACATGAGACCGCATCGGACATCATAGCTTTCCCTAAATTAACAAATTTGACACTCAATTATCTATCTGATGAATTTGTTGGTTTCTATGAAGCCAACAAGCTATACTCCAACCATGAG GATCAAAATGTGGTAGGAACTTCATATGATGAGCATCAATCTTCTAGAAGCTTTGAAAGAGCAGTATTTCCATCAAAGTGCATTTTATGGTTACAAAATCTAGAAGAAGTGAAACTAGAAGATTCCAATGTAGATGTGTTCTTTAATCTGAAAGGCCATATG AACATTCCGCGTGGATTCCAGGGCTTCCAAAACTtaagatatttaaaaatagaagGTAGTGGTGATCTCCAGTATGTGTTCCCACATTCAATTGCCAGGCTACTTGTGAATCTTGAAGAGCTCAACATAGCGCACTGCTGGGAAATGGAAACTATAGTCAGATCTGcagatgaaaatgaaaaacaggATCAGACGAGCATGACTTTGTTTCCCAAACTAAATAGTTTTGATCTACACTGGCTTCCGAGTCTTGAGAGTCTTTGTCCTGATGCTTCTACTTCTTTATGGTCAGCCGCCAAAGTTATGTCTGTGAAAAGATGCTACAAACTGAAGACATTGGCTTCAGTAATTCCACAGATAAAAAAGTTGGAGAAAGATTCAACAGCTCATCACGAAGATGAAGACGAAGGTATTTCATCAGGATCATGTGGATGTACACCTTATTCATGTGGCCCAATGACCAAACCAACTTCAAGAAGAAATATTGTTCAAATATTGCCACGTCCAGTCAATCAAGAG GTTGCACCAACAAATCTTGATCAAGACTCAAACAATTACGATAATCTAGAACGTCTTTCTGTACAATCTTGTGAGTCATTGGAAGTTGTTTTCCAACTCAAGGGACCAAAGGCTGTGGAAAGCCACAATGTTAAAGCATTCAATAAGTTGTGTTACTTGCTATTAGACGAATTGCCAAGTTTAATGCACGTATGGGAAACGGGCGGTTCACCTCATATCACAGGCTTTGGAAACTTAACATTCTTAAGTGTATCCCACTGTGGCAGTTTGCGATATTTGTTCTTGTCAACTGTAGCCAAGCTCCTTATCAGTTTAAAGGACTTAAAAGTTGGGAATTGTGAGAAGATTGAACAAGTTATTGCAGAAGCAGATACTGAATGTGTTGACCAAGAAATTACATTTCGTCAACTGAATTCCATAACGCTTGAAGATCTACCAaacctcatttgtttctctatTGAAGCTTATACTTTGAAGTTTCCATGTTTGAGGGAATTGAAGGTTATAAGATGTCCAGATTTAAGGACATTTGGTTCTAAGGTTGTCAACGCACATTCTTTAATCAAAATACAGACAGTGTTCGGAAAGTCTGAGTGGATGGGGGACCTCAATAGCACTATATAG